One segment of Solanum lycopersicum chromosome 1, SLM_r2.1 DNA contains the following:
- the LOC138340782 gene encoding uncharacterized protein, whose translation MTNQNNRVYAPVNANGGSAVARVLDFVRMNLPKLLGSQTNVDPQNFLDEIKNIFEVINAMLLEDMNIYRLMNHAQQVEGDKLREQAKENKKSYTAPLTASVPSSKNKYDQMVRAPFPMSQGCLSGTKTYSTLPNIGKNHPGEFLAEKEGCFGYDQSSHRLRDCPSRQGQGVGSGRAQFTTSSAPESRLTQQGNSSSTGGGQCQNRLYVVQARQDLEGSLDVVTGTL comes from the exons ATGACCAACCAAAACAATCGGGTTTATGCTCCTGTGAATGCAAATGGTGGATCAGCAGTAGCAAGGGTCCTTGACTTTGTCAGGATGAATCTGCCAAAGTTATTAGGATCACAAACtaatgtggatcctcagaatttcttggatgagatcaagaatATCTTTGAGGTAAT AAATGCTATGTTACTGGAAGATATGAACATCTATAGGCTTATGAATCATGCTcagcaggttgagggtgataagcttagggaacaggccaaggagaataagaag AGTTATACAGCCCCTTTGACAGCTAGTGTTCCATCATCCAAGAACAAGTATGACCAGATGGTTAGAGCACCATTCCCTATGTCTCAGGGATGTCTTtcaggcaccaagacttacTCCACTTTACCTAACATTGGTAAGAACCATCCGGGCGAGTTTCTCGCAGAAAAAGAAGGATGCTTTGGGTACGATCAGTCTAGTCacaggttgagggattgtccttctagacagGGTCAAGGAGTTGGTAGTGGTAGAGCTCAGTTTACAACTTCATCAGCACCAGAAAGTCGTCTGACTCAGCAGGGGAACTCATCTAGTACAGGTGGTGGTCAGTGCCAGAATAGGTTGTATGTTGTTCAGGCTCGCCAGGATCTGGAAGGTTCTCTTGATGTAGTCACTGGAACATTATGA